The window ATCCGCGCCCAGGTCAGACGCATCGCGTCGATGATCTCCTGCTCGGACGCGGTCAGGATGTCGGTGACGTGGTTCGACACGAAGTGCCACGTCCGCTCCTTCAGGGGCACCTTCAGGCCGTCGGCGACCGTGACGGGGGCGTCATCGGCGATGATATGACCGGCCTTGAAGCTGCGGGCGGCGTCATCGGCCTGCTCGGGCTCGGCCGCGATGATCTCGACGCCGGGCGCGAGGTGGCTGAGCGTCAGGCAGGTGCCCGAAATCATGCCGCCGCCGCCGATCGGCGCGACCATCATGTCGACGGGATCGCCTTGGTCTTCCATCTGCTCCATGAACTCGCGGCTGCAGGTTCCCTGTCCGGCGATAACGCGCGGGTCGTTGTAGGGATGCACGAAATCGGCGCCCGTCTCCGCCTGCACCTGGGCGAACACCTCCTCGCGCGAGGTGGTCGAGGGCTCGCATTCGGTGATGATCCCGCCATAGCCGCGCACGGCATCCTTCTTGGCCTGCGGCGCGGTGCGCGGCATCACGACGTGGCACGGAATGCCCCGCCGCCCGGCCGCATAGCTCAGCGAGAGCGCGTGGTTGCCCGACGAATGGGTCGCCACGCCCCTGGCCGCCATCTCGTCGCTCAGGCCGAACACCGCGTTCGACGCGCCGCGCACCTTGAAGGCCCCGGCCTTCTGGAAGTTCTCGCATTTGAAGAACATCTCGCAGCCGGCCATGTCGTTGAGGAACGACGAGGTCAGCACCGGGGTCCGGTGGATGTGGGGCGCGATGCGCGCATGGGCTTCGACGACATCGTCGAAGGTCGGGATATCCAGTCCGTTGACGTCCTTCATTCCGCTGCCGCCTTCTGCTGGGCATTGCCATGCCGGTAGTAGTCCTGGGCCGCCGCGACCCCCGACCCGAGCGTCACGTCGAGCCCGAGATCGACCATCACCATCTCGGCCACGCCGAGGCCCGACAGCATCATCGCGTCCGTCAGCGCCCCGAGATGGCCGATGCGGAAGACCTTGCCCGCGACCTCGCCCAGCCCAACGCCGAACGCCATGTCATAGTCCCGCGCAGCGACGGTCACGATATCGGTGGCATCGAAGCCCGCGGGCGTCCGGATGGCCGAGACGCTGTCGGAATAGACCTCGGGCATTTCGGCACAGAGCTCGAGGCCCCAGGCGCCGACGGCGCGGCGCACGCCCTCGGCCATCCGGTGATGGCGCGCGAAGACGTTCTCCAACCCTTCGTCCAGCAGAAGGCCGCAGGACATCTTCAGCCCGTTCATCAGGCCCACGGGCGGCGTGTAGGGGAACGCGTTCGCGGCGTAGCCCTTCGTCATGTCGGCCGTGTCGAAATAGGTGCGCGGCAGCGTCGCGTTCGCCCCTGCACGGATCGCCTTCTCGCTGAACCCGACGATGGCGAGACCGGCGGGCAGCATGAAGCCCTTCTGCGAGCCGGTGACCGCGACGTCCACGCCCCACGCGTCGAAGCGGAAGTCCATCGACCCGATCGAGCTGACCCCGTCCACCAGCAGCAGTGCCGGGTGAGCCGCCGCATCCAGCGCGCGCCGCACCCCCGCGATATCCGACTTCACGCCGGTCGCCGTCTCGTTATGCGTGGCGAGGACGGCCTTGATGCTGTGGCCGGTATCGGCCCGCAGCGCCTCCTCGTAGGCGGCAAGGTCGATCCCACTGCCCCAGGGCACCTCGACCACCTGCACGTCCAGCCCGTGCCGCTGGCACATGTCGATCCAGCGATGGCTGAAGACGCCGTTGCGCGCCGCGAGCACCGTGTCGCCGGGCGACAGCGTGTTCGACAGCGCCGCCTCCCAACCGCCGGTGCCGGTGGACGGGAAGATAAAGATTTCGGCGCTCTCGGATTTCAGCACCTGGCGGACGCCGTCCAGACAGGGATGCAGGATATCCGCGAAGGCAGGGGACCGGTGGTCCATCGTCGGCATGTGGCAGGCCAGCCGGACCGCCTCGGGCATGTTCGTCGGACCGGGAATGAAGACGGGATTCTGGGGGTTCATGAGGATCTCCGATAAGCGACGTCCGGCTTCCCTAGACCAAGCCCCTCGTATCTCAAAGTTTTTTAAAAAACGTTTTCATTTTCGACACAGGAGATATATTCATTTCGTATCAGTGCGTTATATTTTTCAGATCGCGCCATGCGCAAGGAACGAGCAGAAATATGACCTCTCCCGACGGCGAAGATCGCAGCCCCCGGCCACGCGGGCGGCCGCGGGCCTTCAACGACCGCACTGACCAGAACACGATCAAGGCCGTCGACCGTGCGATGCGTCTGCTGCGCACCCTGTCCACGATGCAGGACGCCACGCTCTCGAATATCGCGCAGTCGACGGGCGACCCCACGGCCAGCGCCTACCGCGTGCTGGTAACCCTGCAGGCTCACGAGATCGTCGAGCTCGATGCGTCAGACCAGACCTGGCATGTCGGGCCGGGCGCGTTCCAGATCGGCTCGACCTTCCTGCGGCGCACCTCGCTCATCGAGCGCGCGCAGGCCCCGCTGCGCGAGTTGATGGAGGCCACGGGCGAGACGGCCAATCTCGGCATCCGCTCGAATGACAGCGTCCTCTTCGTCAGCCAGATCGAGACCCATGCCCCGATCCGGGCGTTCTTTCCGCCGGGCACCCGCGCGGACCTGCACGCGTCCGGGATCGGAAAGGTCCTGCTGGCCGCGATGCCCGAGGCGCGGCGCGATGCGGTCCTGCCCGATCCCCTGCCCCGCTATACCGCGCAGACCATTTCGGATGCGGAGGCGCTCGGGGCCGAGCTGGCGCGGATCGCCGGGCAGGGGCATGCCGTCGATGACGAGGAGCGGAACGAAGGCATGCGCTGCATCGCGGCCCCGGTGCGCAACCTGCATGGCGACGTGATCGCGGGGATCTCCGTCTCCGGTCCGACCAGCCGGGTTGCGACGGACCGGATCGCCGAATTCGCGGCACTCGTCACCGCCGCCGCCGAGACCCTGTCGCAACGGCTCGGCGCGCGGGGGCCGTCGCAGCCGGACGACTGACGCGCTGCTCAGTTCCGCGCGATGACCAGCGGCAGGCGCAGGACCGCGTCGTCGCGCGCCGTGCCCTGCGGCTGGCCAAGGAACCGCAGATCGAAGTTCAGGGGCAGCATCCGGGTGCTCGTCCCGTCCCGCGCGGTCGATGCGCGGTTGTCGGCACCGGTCGTCTGCACGAGTTCGGAGAGCACGTTGCCGCGATAGGAGCGCGCGGTGTCGACGGCGACATCCTCCAGCCTGCGATTGACCACGAGCGTCTCGCTTTCAAGGCGCCGTCCCTCCGCCAGCGTGAAGGTCACGCGGCCCGGCACGCGGATCCCGCCCACCTCCTCGAGCGCCAGAAGCTGCGCATCGGCATCGGGGACGATCCCGTCGAAGCTCGTCTTGGCGAAGAGGTCGAACCCGTTCTGGCGGAACCACGCCTCGGTGCCGATGACGACATCCTCGGTCGCGATGGACGGGCCCGTCG is drawn from uncultured Jannaschia sp. and contains these coding sequences:
- the bhcB gene encoding beta-hydroxyaspartate dehydratase BhcB encodes the protein MKDVNGLDIPTFDDVVEAHARIAPHIHRTPVLTSSFLNDMAGCEMFFKCENFQKAGAFKVRGASNAVFGLSDEMAARGVATHSSGNHALSLSYAAGRRGIPCHVVMPRTAPQAKKDAVRGYGGIITECEPSTTSREEVFAQVQAETGADFVHPYNDPRVIAGQGTCSREFMEQMEDQGDPVDMMVAPIGGGGMISGTCLTLSHLAPGVEIIAAEPEQADDAARSFKAGHIIADDAPVTVADGLKVPLKERTWHFVSNHVTDILTASEQEIIDAMRLTWARMKIVIEPSCAVPLAVILKNPGVFANKRVGVVITGGNVDLDKLPWMQG
- the bhcA gene encoding L-aspartate--glyoxylate aminotransferase BhcA → MNPQNPVFIPGPTNMPEAVRLACHMPTMDHRSPAFADILHPCLDGVRQVLKSESAEIFIFPSTGTGGWEAALSNTLSPGDTVLAARNGVFSHRWIDMCQRHGLDVQVVEVPWGSGIDLAAYEEALRADTGHSIKAVLATHNETATGVKSDIAGVRRALDAAAHPALLLVDGVSSIGSMDFRFDAWGVDVAVTGSQKGFMLPAGLAIVGFSEKAIRAGANATLPRTYFDTADMTKGYAANAFPYTPPVGLMNGLKMSCGLLLDEGLENVFARHHRMAEGVRRAVGAWGLELCAEMPEVYSDSVSAIRTPAGFDATDIVTVAARDYDMAFGVGLGEVAGKVFRIGHLGALTDAMMLSGLGVAEMVMVDLGLDVTLGSGVAAAQDYYRHGNAQQKAAAE
- the bhcR gene encoding HTH-type transcriptional regulator BhcR encodes the protein MTSPDGEDRSPRPRGRPRAFNDRTDQNTIKAVDRAMRLLRTLSTMQDATLSNIAQSTGDPTASAYRVLVTLQAHEIVELDASDQTWHVGPGAFQIGSTFLRRTSLIERAQAPLRELMEATGETANLGIRSNDSVLFVSQIETHAPIRAFFPPGTRADLHASGIGKVLLAAMPEARRDAVLPDPLPRYTAQTISDAEALGAELARIAGQGHAVDDEERNEGMRCIAAPVRNLHGDVIAGISVSGPTSRVATDRIAEFAALVTAAAETLSQRLGARGPSQPDD